A genomic segment from Comamonas terrigena NBRC 13299 encodes:
- a CDS encoding (2Fe-2S)-binding protein, with translation MIVCVCRRVSDREIARHAHAGMSFDEIQFELGVATQCGRCESCARDVVDKCCSSGTHAAIHNESAKPVQLATSILESKAWPSSQPSLAV, from the coding sequence ATGATTGTTTGTGTTTGCCGCCGGGTTTCTGACCGCGAAATCGCACGCCACGCACATGCGGGCATGTCTTTCGACGAGATTCAGTTCGAACTCGGCGTGGCCACCCAGTGCGGACGCTGCGAAAGCTGTGCCCGTGACGTGGTGGACAAATGCTGCTCCAGCGGCACGCATGCTGCGATTCACAATGAATCTGCCAAGCCGGTTCAGCTTGCCACCTCTATTTTGGAGAGCAAAGCATGGCCTTCCTCGCAACCGTCACTGGCAGTCTGA
- a CDS encoding TonB-dependent receptor, protein MSTLKNTPTDINALHCELTQIVVAAGLCLMGGNALAQQEVTLPSVQVNATADAPFNPQTSPQGKFTAPLVDTPKTVQVIGEEIIKQTGATSLKDALKSTPGITFGNGEGGNPSGDQPFIRGMDSQASTFVDGMRDIAAGTREVFNLESVEVIKGADSAYAGRGGAGGSINLTTKKAKNDNFVAGDVGLGTDNYKRATLDLNRKLGETTGFRLNAMAHDADIPGRDGPQNKRWGIAPTVTFGMGTPTEVTLSWQHLKTDNIPDGGVPYLYSNTAMAKLPGGSTVRPTYGNDRANWYGLTHRDYEKETSDLFTATVEHKFTDTNKIRNSLRYSKTDQDYIWTQPDDSKGNAINGYVWRRGNARVSETTTLQNVTELTGKAQTGSVGHSFALGLELSKEKAEVRSAAIQSGGTCTSAVAPWCTTLSNPSGANAPWTFAWSLPAQATTNQVDTIALYGFDTLKFNEQWLLNLGLRADHYKTSASGPAGGRAPNTYPAYDISRSDTLFNYQLGLVYKPAPNGSIYANIGTSTRPVGNALGNANEDMVMTTARAADMKPEKTRSMELGTKWDLLDKKLGLTAAVFRNEVTNARITEGGVDYMAGSKVVNGIELGFTGQILRNLSVFGGYTYMDSEQKDMGAGNAANGQAFPNTPKHSFSLWTSYKPTDKLTLGLGVYAQSSVNASYALSTAPGGGIVTKGVSGYSRYDAMLGYQINRNLAFQLNLYNLGDKVYYSGVRSPHYANIAAGRSAVASLKFTY, encoded by the coding sequence ATGTCTACACTCAAAAACACACCTACAGACATCAACGCACTGCACTGCGAGCTCACGCAGATCGTGGTCGCTGCTGGCCTGTGCCTGATGGGCGGCAACGCGCTGGCCCAGCAAGAAGTCACCCTGCCTTCCGTGCAGGTGAACGCCACGGCCGACGCTCCCTTCAACCCCCAGACTTCGCCCCAGGGCAAGTTCACGGCCCCCTTGGTGGACACCCCCAAGACCGTGCAGGTGATCGGCGAAGAGATCATCAAGCAAACCGGCGCCACCAGCCTGAAAGATGCGCTGAAGTCCACCCCCGGCATCACCTTCGGCAATGGCGAAGGCGGCAACCCCTCCGGTGACCAGCCCTTCATCCGCGGCATGGACTCCCAGGCCAGCACCTTCGTGGACGGCATGCGTGACATCGCCGCCGGCACCCGCGAAGTGTTCAACCTGGAATCGGTGGAAGTCATCAAGGGCGCTGACTCGGCCTACGCCGGTCGTGGCGGTGCGGGTGGCTCCATCAACCTGACCACCAAGAAAGCCAAGAACGACAACTTCGTCGCTGGCGATGTGGGCCTGGGCACCGACAACTACAAGCGCGCCACGCTGGACCTGAACCGCAAGTTGGGTGAAACCACCGGTTTCCGCCTGAACGCCATGGCCCATGACGCCGACATTCCCGGCCGCGATGGTCCTCAAAACAAGCGCTGGGGCATTGCTCCTACCGTGACCTTCGGCATGGGCACGCCCACCGAAGTCACGCTGTCCTGGCAACACCTCAAGACAGACAATATTCCCGACGGTGGCGTGCCTTACCTCTACAGCAACACGGCCATGGCCAAACTGCCTGGTGGCAGCACGGTGCGCCCCACCTATGGCAATGACCGCGCCAACTGGTACGGCCTGACCCACCGTGACTACGAAAAAGAAACGAGCGACCTGTTCACGGCCACCGTGGAACACAAGTTCACCGACACCAACAAGATCCGCAACAGCCTGCGCTACAGCAAGACCGACCAGGACTACATCTGGACGCAGCCCGACGACAGCAAGGGCAATGCCATCAATGGCTATGTCTGGCGCCGCGGCAACGCACGCGTTTCGGAAACCACTACCCTGCAGAACGTGACCGAGCTGACGGGCAAAGCCCAGACGGGCTCCGTGGGCCACAGCTTTGCACTGGGCCTGGAACTGTCCAAGGAAAAAGCCGAAGTCCGTTCTGCCGCCATCCAAAGCGGCGGTACCTGCACCTCGGCGGTCGCCCCATGGTGCACCACCTTGAGCAACCCCAGCGGTGCCAATGCCCCCTGGACATTCGCCTGGAGCCTGCCAGCACAAGCCACGACCAACCAGGTCGACACCATCGCCCTGTATGGCTTCGACACGCTGAAGTTCAATGAGCAGTGGCTGCTGAACCTGGGCCTGCGTGCCGACCACTACAAGACCTCGGCTTCGGGCCCTGCCGGTGGCCGTGCGCCGAACACCTACCCGGCCTACGACATCTCGCGTTCCGACACCCTGTTCAACTACCAGTTGGGCCTGGTCTACAAGCCGGCACCCAATGGCAGCATCTACGCCAACATCGGCACTTCCACCCGCCCTGTGGGCAATGCTCTGGGCAATGCCAATGAAGACATGGTCATGACGACTGCCAGGGCAGCCGACATGAAGCCCGAAAAGACCCGTTCCATGGAACTGGGTACCAAGTGGGATCTGCTGGACAAGAAGCTGGGCCTGACCGCCGCAGTCTTCCGCAATGAAGTGACCAATGCTCGCATCACCGAAGGTGGCGTGGACTACATGGCCGGCAGCAAGGTGGTCAACGGCATTGAACTGGGCTTTACCGGCCAGATCCTGCGCAACCTGAGCGTCTTTGGCGGCTATACCTACATGGATAGCGAACAAAAGGACATGGGTGCAGGCAATGCCGCCAACGGCCAAGCCTTCCCCAACACCCCCAAGCACAGCTTCAGCCTGTGGACCAGCTACAAGCCCACGGACAAGCTGACCCTGGGTCTGGGTGTGTATGCACAAAGCAGCGTCAACGCCAGCTATGCCCTGTCGACCGCTCCTGGTGGCGGCATCGTGACCAAGGGCGTCAGCGGCTACTCGCGTTATGACGCCATGCTGGGCTACCAGATCAACCGCAACCTGGCATTCCAGCTGAACCTGTACAACCTGGGCGACAAGGTGTACTACAGCGGCGTGCGCTCGCCCCACTACGCCAACATTGCGGCTGGCCGCTCTGCCGTGGCTTCGCTCAAGTTCACGTACTGA
- a CDS encoding energy transducer TonB — MSSSERFAPTGNMHRNAVITGSVLALHVAGIWALQHALTHTPEPLIVPAEVIAEFIAPPAPEPQPPAPPPPAPPTPQPPKPTPKPAPVPKPVQKQPLPKAIADPTPSPNAPTGTLDSEPSKPVPAAPAAPPAPPAPPAPPAPPAIQLPSSNAAYLNNPRPSYPAISRRMNEQGKVVLRVFIDEQGQPQQLEINKSSGFERLDKAALEAVKRWKFVPGKRNGVPEGMWNIVPINFVLE; from the coding sequence ATGTCTTCATCTGAACGTTTCGCGCCGACCGGCAATATGCACCGCAATGCGGTCATCACCGGCTCGGTGCTAGCACTGCACGTGGCCGGCATCTGGGCGCTGCAACATGCACTGACCCACACTCCCGAGCCGCTGATCGTGCCCGCCGAGGTGATTGCCGAGTTCATTGCGCCGCCCGCCCCCGAGCCACAGCCTCCGGCCCCTCCACCACCGGCTCCCCCGACACCCCAACCACCCAAGCCCACACCCAAGCCGGCACCGGTCCCCAAGCCGGTGCAAAAGCAGCCGCTGCCCAAGGCCATCGCGGACCCCACACCCTCCCCCAACGCGCCCACCGGCACGCTGGACAGCGAGCCCAGCAAACCCGTGCCGGCCGCACCGGCTGCCCCCCCGGCTCCGCCCGCACCACCGGCACCGCCCGCGCCGCCAGCCATCCAGCTGCCGTCCAGCAACGCCGCTTACCTGAACAATCCCCGTCCGTCCTATCCGGCGATCAGCCGCCGCATGAACGAACAGGGCAAGGTGGTGCTGCGCGTCTTCATTGACGAGCAAGGCCAGCCCCAGCAGCTCGAAATCAACAAGTCCAGCGGCTTCGAACGCCTGGACAAGGCGGCCCTGGAAGCCGTCAAACGATGGAAATTCGTGCCCGGCAAGCGCAACGGCGTCCCCGAAGGCATGTGGAACATCGTCCCCATCAATTTCGTTCTCGAATAA
- a CDS encoding DUF2271 domain-containing protein, giving the protein MTTKILRFTAALSAVAGLPAIAGSMNVGVEVPRLDVAEYHRPYVAVWVERADNSVAATLSVWYDTKMRDAEGIKWLKDMRQWWRRTGRELTMPIDGVTQPTKPAGKHALSFTEGRNPLPKLAPGQYKLQVEAAREVGGRELVTIPFEWPVKQATNLNVKGKSELGDITLELKP; this is encoded by the coding sequence ATGACAACAAAAATCTTGCGATTCACGGCCGCGCTGAGCGCCGTGGCTGGCCTGCCCGCCATTGCCGGCAGCATGAATGTGGGCGTGGAAGTGCCGCGCCTGGACGTGGCCGAATACCACCGCCCCTATGTGGCCGTGTGGGTGGAGCGCGCCGACAACTCGGTGGCCGCCACGCTGTCCGTGTGGTACGACACCAAGATGCGCGATGCCGAAGGCATCAAGTGGCTCAAGGACATGCGCCAGTGGTGGCGCCGCACCGGCCGTGAACTGACCATGCCCATCGACGGCGTGACCCAGCCCACCAAGCCCGCCGGCAAGCACGCGCTGTCGTTTACCGAAGGCCGCAACCCGCTGCCCAAGCTGGCTCCCGGTCAGTACAAGCTGCAGGTGGAAGCGGCCCGCGAAGTGGGCGGCCGTGAACTGGTGACCATTCCGTTCGAATGGCCCGTCAAGCAGGCCACCAACCTGAACGTCAAGGGCAAGAGCGAGCTGGGCGACATTACGCTCGAACTCAAGCCCTGA
- a CDS encoding SWIB/MDM2 domain-containing protein, with translation MATAKKATAAPAAPAKKRTPNAAFMKPLTPSAALAAVVGSTPLPRTEIISKLWVYIKANNLQDAANKRMINADAKLKEVFGKPQVSMFEMAGLIGKHVK, from the coding sequence ATGGCAACTGCAAAGAAGGCAACCGCTGCACCGGCAGCACCTGCAAAAAAGCGCACCCCTAACGCAGCCTTCATGAAACCCCTGACCCCCAGCGCCGCTCTGGCTGCCGTGGTCGGTTCCACTCCCCTGCCACGCACCGAAATCATCAGCAAGCTGTGGGTCTACATCAAGGCCAACAACCTGCAAGACGCTGCCAACAAGCGCATGATCAACGCCGACGCCAAGCTCAAGGAAGTCTTCGGCAAGCCCCAAGTCTCCATGTTCGAGATGGCAGGCCTGATCGGCAAGCACGTCAAATAA
- a CDS encoding DUF4198 domain-containing protein, whose translation MFSASRLALALSLACAAVGAQAHNLWLKPSSTVLSKADWVTVDAAVSNDIFFFNHRPLAVDKLTITAPDGSTVQPQNVAKGELRSVFDLKPEKAGTYQLSIVNQGAMGSYKDAAGQMKRLRGSVEDIVKQIPADAKEVMVAESASRIETFVTMGKPSALRLSGKGLELAPVTHPNDLVVGEEATFAFHVDGKPAANVEVVLVPEGKRYRDAVNEIKLVTDAKGQFKVKFPVAGMYWLDADVKDNKTSVPQAKERRLAYVATLEVMP comes from the coding sequence ATGTTTTCTGCTTCCCGCCTTGCCCTTGCGCTGTCGTTGGCCTGCGCTGCCGTGGGCGCCCAGGCGCACAATCTGTGGCTCAAGCCGTCGAGCACCGTGCTGTCCAAGGCCGACTGGGTGACGGTGGATGCGGCCGTCTCCAACGACATCTTCTTCTTCAACCACCGCCCCCTGGCCGTGGACAAGCTGACCATCACCGCACCCGACGGCAGCACCGTGCAGCCCCAGAACGTGGCCAAGGGTGAACTGCGCAGTGTGTTCGACCTCAAGCCGGAAAAAGCCGGCACCTACCAACTGAGCATCGTCAACCAGGGTGCCATGGGTTCGTACAAGGATGCCGCCGGCCAGATGAAGCGCCTGCGTGGATCGGTGGAAGACATCGTCAAGCAGATCCCTGCCGACGCCAAGGAGGTGATGGTGGCCGAAAGCGCCAGCCGCATCGAAACCTTTGTGACCATGGGCAAGCCTTCGGCACTGCGCCTGAGCGGCAAGGGCCTGGAGCTGGCCCCGGTGACCCACCCCAACGATCTGGTGGTGGGTGAGGAAGCCACATTCGCCTTCCATGTGGACGGCAAGCCTGCTGCCAACGTGGAAGTGGTGCTGGTGCCCGAAGGCAAGCGCTACCGCGATGCAGTGAACGAGATCAAGCTGGTGACCGACGCCAAGGGCCAGTTCAAGGTGAAGTTCCCCGTGGCTGGCATGTACTGGCTGGATGCCGACGTCAAGGACAACAAGACTTCGGTGCCCCAGGCCAAGGAACGCCGTCTGGCCTATGTGGCCACGCTGGAAGTGATGCCCTGA
- a CDS encoding FAD:protein FMN transferase → MKSPARALPDPVKPGVRQVPRVHFGSGIWQRPAPAVAAVPAATAVPASFATVGWQAAGAQRMQLQQDRSLQTQGGATMGTTWSLRLVNPDYAPLAPVHALVQSTLDEVIAQMSNWEADSRLSRFNAAAPGSWHELPAELAQVIDAALHWAQVCDGAWDPTVGALVALWGYGPRAQPQQAHSGQLPSEAEVAQALRHCGYQRLQWEPAQRRVLQPGGLQLDLSGIAKGFAVDWVAQRLQAAGWQHGLLEIGGEILGWGQRPDGQPWRVAVAGLPPEAQGSATPEAVPLQGGALATSGDHWHVFTQGGRRYSHTIDPRTGQPVAHALTSITVFHAACMHADALATVLTVLGPQAGWDFALAQHVAAVFHTHPDAAHPQGQRRSTPAWDARFASAGGLGQ, encoded by the coding sequence ATGAAGTCCCCCGCACGCGCTCTGCCGGATCCTGTGAAGCCCGGCGTTCGCCAGGTGCCGCGCGTGCATTTCGGCAGCGGCATCTGGCAGCGCCCGGCACCGGCGGTGGCTGCTGTGCCTGCTGCCACAGCGGTGCCTGCGTCGTTTGCCACTGTTGGCTGGCAGGCCGCCGGAGCGCAGCGCATGCAGCTGCAGCAGGACCGCAGCCTGCAGACCCAGGGCGGTGCCACCATGGGCACCACCTGGTCGCTTCGGCTGGTCAACCCCGACTATGCACCGTTGGCGCCCGTACACGCCCTGGTCCAGTCCACCCTGGACGAAGTCATTGCGCAGATGAGCAACTGGGAGGCGGATTCCCGGCTGTCGCGCTTCAATGCGGCCGCACCCGGCAGCTGGCACGAGCTGCCAGCGGAGCTGGCCCAGGTCATCGATGCGGCCCTGCACTGGGCACAGGTATGTGATGGCGCCTGGGACCCGACGGTGGGCGCTCTGGTGGCGCTGTGGGGCTATGGCCCGCGAGCGCAGCCGCAGCAAGCGCACAGCGGGCAGCTGCCTTCGGAGGCCGAGGTCGCCCAGGCCCTGCGCCACTGTGGCTACCAGCGGTTGCAATGGGAACCTGCGCAGCGGCGCGTGCTGCAGCCGGGTGGCCTGCAACTGGATTTGAGCGGCATTGCCAAGGGCTTTGCCGTGGACTGGGTGGCTCAGCGCCTGCAAGCCGCCGGCTGGCAGCATGGGCTGCTGGAGATTGGGGGCGAGATCCTGGGCTGGGGCCAGCGCCCCGATGGGCAGCCATGGCGCGTGGCCGTGGCCGGTCTGCCGCCCGAAGCGCAGGGTAGTGCCACCCCGGAAGCCGTGCCCTTGCAAGGCGGTGCCCTGGCCACCTCCGGAGACCACTGGCATGTGTTCACCCAGGGCGGGCGGCGTTACTCGCACACTATAGACCCGCGTACCGGCCAGCCGGTGGCGCACGCCCTGACCAGCATCACCGTCTTTCATGCGGCCTGCATGCACGCCGATGCCCTGGCCACGGTGCTCACCGTGCTGGGGCCGCAGGCGGGCTGGGATTTCGCGCTGGCACAGCATGTGGCTGCCGTGTTCCACACCCACCCTGATGCAGCGCATCCCCAGGGGCAGCGGCGCAGCACGCCGGCATGGGATGCGCGTTTTGCCTCCGCTGGAGGCCTTGGACAATAA
- a CDS encoding alpha-hydroxy acid oxidase, protein MTDTPSAAPVLNALGQAVQPALSRIPSGIGALADYARQARHHIEAHAWAHIESGCDQAQALAHNRQALDRIRLLPEPLPDLSQAHTHLQLLGQAFDWPVLLAPVAYHRLAHPEGEIASVRAAMAMRTGMVVSTLSSYTLEEIAQAANAASQELGRTAPLWFQLYSQPDRQHTLSLVRRAEAAGYQALVWTVDANIKRSGYPLPPGVEAVNLRGMPQPQQTGDLMDDHILFGTPLATGAPRWSDLEWLRTHTHLPLIVKGILSPRAARQAAALGADAIVVSNHGGRVLDAAVSPIDVLADVRQAVGPQLPLLLDSGIRQGTDVLKALALGANAVLIGRPQLHSLAVAGTLGTAHMLYLLRSELELAMAQTGCAQLRQIGADLLWQPR, encoded by the coding sequence ATGACAGACACGCCTTCCGCAGCGCCCGTGCTCAACGCGCTGGGCCAGGCAGTGCAGCCGGCGCTGTCGCGCATCCCCTCCGGTATCGGGGCCCTTGCCGACTATGCGCGCCAGGCACGCCACCATATCGAAGCCCATGCCTGGGCGCACATCGAAAGCGGCTGCGACCAGGCCCAGGCCCTGGCACACAACCGCCAGGCACTGGATCGCATCCGCCTGCTGCCCGAGCCTTTGCCGGACCTGTCTCAGGCCCATACCCACCTGCAACTGCTGGGCCAGGCTTTCGACTGGCCGGTGCTGCTGGCTCCGGTGGCCTACCACCGCCTGGCCCACCCAGAAGGCGAAATTGCCAGCGTGCGCGCAGCCATGGCCATGCGCACCGGCATGGTGGTCAGCACCCTGTCGAGCTACACGCTGGAAGAAATCGCCCAGGCGGCCAACGCCGCTTCCCAGGAACTGGGCCGCACGGCCCCGCTGTGGTTCCAGCTCTACAGCCAGCCCGACCGCCAGCACACGCTGTCCCTGGTACGCCGCGCAGAAGCAGCCGGCTACCAGGCCCTGGTGTGGACGGTGGACGCCAACATCAAACGCTCGGGCTACCCCTTGCCCCCCGGCGTGGAAGCCGTCAATCTGCGCGGCATGCCACAGCCACAGCAGACCGGCGACCTGATGGACGATCACATCCTGTTTGGCACACCGCTGGCCACCGGCGCACCCCGCTGGAGCGATCTGGAATGGCTGCGCACACACACCCATCTGCCGCTGATCGTCAAAGGCATTCTGTCGCCACGCGCAGCACGCCAGGCGGCGGCACTGGGAGCCGATGCCATCGTGGTGTCCAACCACGGTGGACGCGTATTGGATGCGGCGGTCTCCCCGATCGATGTGCTGGCCGATGTACGCCAGGCCGTCGGCCCGCAATTGCCGCTGCTGCTGGACAGCGGCATCCGCCAGGGCACCGACGTGCTCAAGGCCCTGGCACTGGGCGCCAATGCCGTGCTGATCGGCCGGCCGCAACTGCACAGCCTGGCGGTGGCCGGTACGCTGGGTACGGCGCACATGCTGTACCTGCTGCGCTCCGAACTGGAGCTGGCCATGGCCCAGACCGGGTGCGCCCAGCTGCGGCAGATCGGCGCCGACCTGTTGTGGCAGCCGCGTTGA
- a CDS encoding Fe2+-dependent dioxygenase, with protein MLLRIPALLSAEDVRQCRQALEQADWQDGRTTAGFLAAQVKNNLQLPLDSATGKTLGSLILDRLGHHPLYLSAALPSKVLPPRFNRYEGGGTYGNHIDNALFTIPGTAIKVRTDVSTTVFFSEPEEYEGGELVVEDTFGQQTVKLAAGDAIVYPGTSLHRVNPVTRGTRYASFFWTQSLIKSAEQRRLLFDLDQSIQQLSSELPAHPRLSTLSGTYHNLLRMWSEA; from the coding sequence ATGCTGCTGCGTATTCCCGCCCTGCTGTCCGCCGAAGATGTGCGCCAATGCCGCCAAGCGCTTGAACAAGCCGATTGGCAGGATGGCCGCACCACCGCCGGCTTCCTGGCCGCCCAAGTCAAAAACAATCTGCAGCTGCCGCTGGACAGTGCCACGGGCAAGACCCTGGGCAGTCTGATCCTGGACCGCCTGGGCCACCATCCGCTGTATCTGTCCGCCGCCCTGCCCAGCAAGGTGCTGCCGCCGCGCTTCAACCGCTATGAAGGCGGCGGCACCTACGGCAACCACATCGACAATGCCCTGTTCACCATCCCCGGCACGGCCATCAAGGTGCGCACCGATGTGTCAACCACCGTGTTCTTCAGCGAGCCGGAGGAATATGAAGGCGGCGAGCTGGTCGTGGAAGACACCTTCGGCCAGCAGACCGTCAAGCTCGCTGCAGGTGACGCCATCGTCTACCCCGGCACCAGTCTGCACCGCGTGAACCCGGTCACGCGCGGCACGCGCTATGCCTCGTTCTTCTGGACCCAGAGCCTGATCAAGTCGGCCGAACAGCGCCGCCTGCTGTTCGATCTGGACCAGTCCATCCAGCAGCTCAGCAGCGAACTGCCTGCGCACCCCCGTCTGTCCACGCTTTCCGGCACCTACCACAACCTGCTGCGCATGTGGTCCGAAGCATGA
- a CDS encoding PepSY-associated TM helix domain-containing protein has product MQASPSSQRAYWLKTLHEWHWVSSAICLVGMLLFAVTGFTLNHAGQIEAKPRVVSRQDRLPDSLLPVLQQAAEAQKAQPQEGASLPVTVQTWAREVLGAETRQRAVEWSEDEAYVPLPQPGGDAWLRIGLQDGEAEYEHTDRGWISYFNDLHKGRHTGTAWSWFIDVFAVACLVFCITGLFILQMHAGRRPMTWPMVGLGLLIPALLAMLLVH; this is encoded by the coding sequence ATGCAAGCCTCCCCTTCTTCCCAACGTGCCTACTGGTTGAAAACCCTGCATGAATGGCACTGGGTCAGCTCCGCCATCTGTCTGGTGGGCATGCTGCTGTTTGCCGTGACGGGCTTCACCCTCAACCATGCCGGCCAGATCGAGGCCAAGCCCCGCGTGGTCTCCCGCCAGGACCGGTTGCCTGACTCTCTGCTGCCGGTGCTGCAGCAGGCGGCCGAGGCACAGAAAGCCCAGCCGCAGGAAGGCGCCAGCCTGCCGGTCACCGTGCAGACCTGGGCGCGCGAGGTGCTGGGGGCAGAGACCCGCCAGCGCGCTGTGGAGTGGAGCGAGGACGAGGCGTATGTGCCACTGCCCCAGCCGGGCGGCGATGCCTGGCTGCGCATCGGCCTGCAGGACGGCGAGGCCGAGTACGAGCACACCGACCGGGGCTGGATCTCTTATTTCAATGACCTGCACAAGGGCCGCCACACCGGCACCGCGTGGAGCTGGTTCATTGACGTGTTTGCCGTGGCCTGCTTGGTGTTCTGCATCACCGGCCTGTTTATCTTGCAGATGCATGCGGGCCGCCGGCCCATGACCTGGCCCATGGTGGGGCTGGGACTGCTGATTCCCGCCTTGCTGGCCATGCTGCTGGTGCACTGA
- a CDS encoding MotA/TolQ/ExbB proton channel family protein translates to MESQFGIAHVWAQGDFVMRSVAILLLIMSVASWAVIIIKTLALVKYKKQARQAKDFWHSEDFSAGLSKLDTDPSNPFRYMALEGREAQSHHRKTSAHLHDALDISDWMTRSLRYCVDEFTARLQAGLAILASVGSTAPFVGLFGTVWGIYHALVAIGTSGQASIDKVAGPIGEALIMTAFGLAVAIPAVLGYNALVRGNKNVLNGLNTFAHDLHAYFVTGARVDSGQGHHNVSPIKKGA, encoded by the coding sequence ATGGAATCCCAATTCGGCATTGCCCACGTCTGGGCACAAGGTGACTTCGTCATGCGCAGCGTGGCCATCCTGCTGCTGATCATGTCGGTCGCCTCCTGGGCGGTCATCATCATCAAGACCCTGGCCTTGGTGAAGTACAAGAAGCAAGCCCGCCAGGCCAAGGACTTCTGGCACAGCGAAGACTTCAGCGCCGGTCTGAGCAAGCTGGACACCGACCCCTCCAACCCCTTCCGCTACATGGCCCTGGAAGGCCGTGAAGCCCAGTCCCACCACCGCAAGACCAGCGCCCACCTGCACGACGCGCTGGACATCAGCGACTGGATGACCCGCTCGCTGCGCTACTGCGTGGATGAGTTCACCGCCCGCCTGCAAGCCGGCCTGGCCATCCTGGCATCAGTGGGCTCCACCGCCCCCTTCGTGGGTCTGTTCGGCACCGTCTGGGGCATCTACCACGCCCTGGTGGCCATCGGCACCTCGGGCCAGGCTTCCATCGACAAGGTGGCCGGCCCCATCGGCGAAGCACTGATCATGACCGCCTTCGGTCTGGCTGTGGCCATCCCCGCCGTGCTGGGCTATAACGCCCTGGTGCGCGGCAACAAGAACGTGCTCAACGGCCTGAACACCTTCGCCCACGACCTGCACGCCTACTTCGTGACCGGCGCCCGCGTGGACAGCGGCCAAGGCCACCACAACGTCTCT
- a CDS encoding sulfite reductase subunit alpha, with product MMDWIVTPARLGGALALVLGYAGLCSGVAWRLRQQRHALQRERHSLQQGDGADGAAMLVVYASQTGQAEALAHDTARTLHAGGCPVQLVPVQELTLAQLQSCRHSLWLLSTTGEGDAPDQALPFVQQLLPQSAALRGHDARILALGDREYEQFCAFGLRVQAWLQGQGAQTQVVCMDSGHAPAQARALADWQDGVGALLHAVTGQAAAGWQSADSSQHWVLRSRTHLNPGSQGGAVYLLEWAPENGQLPQWESGDLVSLCPPGEPDAPRDYTIASVPADGCLQLLVRQSVRDDGELGVASRWLCEEMALGATLALRIRAHSGFRLEGNMDRPVVLIGNGTGLAGLYSHIKARVQQQQFDHWLLFGERSPEHDKLLDAQLQQWVAQGQLARLDRAWSRDVAQPGYVQQLLAQQADRLRHWVERGAAIYVCGSLQGMAKGVDDMLRELLGSEQLQALAASGRYRRDVY from the coding sequence ATGATGGATTGGATTGTGACCCCGGCGCGTCTGGGTGGTGCGCTGGCGCTGGTGCTGGGCTATGCGGGTCTGTGCTCGGGTGTGGCCTGGCGGCTGCGACAACAGCGCCATGCGCTGCAGCGTGAGCGCCATAGCCTGCAACAAGGGGACGGCGCTGATGGTGCGGCCATGCTGGTGGTCTACGCCAGCCAGACTGGTCAGGCCGAGGCCCTGGCCCACGATACCGCACGCACCCTGCACGCTGGCGGCTGCCCGGTGCAGCTGGTGCCCGTGCAGGAGCTGACGCTGGCGCAGCTGCAATCCTGCCGCCACAGCCTGTGGCTGTTGTCCACCACGGGCGAGGGCGATGCGCCCGACCAGGCACTGCCTTTTGTGCAGCAGTTGCTGCCCCAGTCTGCGGCGCTGCGGGGGCACGATGCCCGCATTCTGGCGCTGGGTGACCGTGAATATGAGCAGTTCTGTGCCTTTGGCCTGCGGGTGCAGGCCTGGCTGCAGGGCCAGGGTGCCCAGACCCAGGTGGTGTGCATGGACAGCGGCCATGCGCCGGCCCAGGCCCGTGCGCTGGCGGACTGGCAGGACGGCGTAGGTGCGCTGCTGCACGCTGTCACGGGCCAGGCGGCGGCCGGTTGGCAGTCGGCAGACAGCAGCCAGCATTGGGTGCTGCGCAGCCGCACGCATTTGAACCCGGGCAGCCAGGGCGGGGCGGTGTACCTGCTGGAATGGGCGCCCGAGAACGGCCAGCTGCCGCAGTGGGAGTCGGGGGATCTGGTGTCGCTCTGCCCCCCGGGCGAACCGGATGCGCCGCGCGACTACACCATTGCGTCGGTGCCAGCCGATGGTTGCCTGCAGCTGCTGGTGCGCCAGAGCGTGCGGGACGATGGCGAGCTGGGCGTGGCATCCCGCTGGCTGTGCGAGGAGATGGCGCTTGGCGCCACGCTGGCATTGCGCATCCGCGCGCACAGCGGCTTCCGGCTGGAAGGCAATATGGACCGCCCGGTGGTGTTGATTGGCAACGGCACCGGTCTGGCGGGGCTGTACAGCCATATCAAGGCGCGGGTGCAGCAGCAGCAGTTTGACCACTGGCTGCTGTTTGGCGAGCGCAGCCCCGAACACGACAAACTGCTGGATGCACAGCTGCAGCAATGGGTGGCGCAGGGGCAACTGGCTCGGCTGGACCGTGCCTGGTCGCGCGATGTCGCGCAGCCCGGCTATGTGCAGCAACTGCTGGCCCAGCAGGCCGACCGCCTGCGCCACTGGGTGGAGCGTGGTGCCGCCATCTATGTGTGCGGCAGCCTGCAAGGCATGGCCAAGGGGGTGGACGATATGCTGCGTGAGCTGCTGGGCAGCGAACAGCTGCAGGCCCTGGCCGCCAGCGGCCGCTACCGGCGGGACGTGTACTGA